The following proteins are encoded in a genomic region of Tigriopus californicus strain San Diego chromosome 6, Tcal_SD_v2.1, whole genome shotgun sequence:
- the LOC131881779 gene encoding NADH-ubiquinone oxidoreductase 75 kDa subunit, mitochondrial-like → MLSRVPRLASSASSGVVPRGVAAAVKRDYAAVAPTKVECFIDGKKVLVDPGTTVLQAAALAGVEIPRFCYHDRLSIAGNCRMCLVEVEKSAKPVAACAMPVMNGWKVKTNSDFTRKAREGVMEFLLVNHPLDCPICDQGGECDLQDQSMAFGSDRSRFTDNDICGKRAVEDKNLGPLVKTVMTRCIHCTRCVRFASEVAGCEDLGTTGRGNEMQIGTYVEKMLMTELSGNVIDLCPVGALTSKPYAFMARPWETRKTETIDVLDAMGSNIVVTHRTGEVLRILPRMNEDINEEWLSDKSRFACDGLKRQRLTEPMIKNNNGELTPCSWEEAIVTVAKVLDSTAGDKMAAVAGGQVDAEALIALKDMFNRLGCETLATEEIFPMDGTGTDFRSNYLLNTGIAGVEDADLVLLIGTNPRYEAPLFNARLRKCWIHNELDVAMVGPKVDLTYDYEHLGDSSNAIEELSNGSHPFFKKLAAAKNPIVIVGSECLQREDGGAVYTHVQKLAEAIKAQSGCPDEWKVLNVLHRVASQVAALDIGYQAGVSAVREAKPDVLFLLGADAGAITRADLPKDCFVIYQGHHGDAGAELADCVLPGAAYTEKQGTYVNMEGRAQQTIPALTPPGQGRDDWKIIRALSEVVGETLPYDTLPEIRARLNEVAPNLTRYGLLEEANFFKESAKYAAEKNKNSISNQSIDVKIKVLEDFYMTDPISKASPTMAKCVAAVKQQKQAQYVKS, encoded by the exons ATGTTGAGCCGTGTTCCTCGTTTGGCTTCATCCGCCTCCTCAGGCGTGGTCCCACGGGGCGTGGCGGCCGCCGTGAAACGAGACTATGCCGCCGTAGCTCCCACCAAAGTCGAATGCTTCATCGATGGCAAGAAAGTCTTGGTGGATCCGGGCACCACCGTCCTCCAG GCGGCTGCTCTGGCTGGTGTGGAGATCCCGAGGTTTTGCTATCACGACCGTTTGTCCATTGCCGGTAATTGCCGCATGTGCTTGGTGGAAGTAGAAAAATCGGCCAAACCCGTGGCGGCTTGTGCCATGCCCGTGATGAACGGTTGGAAGGTCAAGACCAATTCGGATTTCACGCGGAAAGCGCGGGAAGGTGTCATGGAGTTCTTGTTGGTGAACCATCCTCTGGATTGTCCCATTTGTGACCAAG GTGGTGAGTGCGACTTGCAAGATCAGTCCATGGCCTTTGGCTCGGACCGATCTCGTTTCACGGACAACGATATCTGCGGGAAACGGGCTGTGGAGGACAAGAATCTGGGTCCCTTGGTCAAGACCGTTATGACGAGGTGCATCCATTGTACCCGTTGTGTGCGGTTCGCTTCTGAAGTGGCCGGATGTGAAGACCTCGGAACCACTGGACGTGGGAATGAGATGCAG ATTGGCACTTATGTGGAGAAGATGTTGATGACGGAGTTGTCCGGCAACGTGATTGATCTTTGTCCCGTGGGAGCACTCACCTCCAAACCCTACGCCTTCATGGCCAGACCTTGGGAGACACGAAAAACGGAGACCATCGATGTCTTGGATGCCATGGGAAGCAACATTGTCGTCACACACAGAACTGGAGAG GTGTTGAGGATCTTACCGCGCATGAATGAGGACATCAATGAGGAGTGGCTTTCGGACAAATCTCGTTTCGCTTGCGATGGTTTGAAGCGTCAACGTCTCACTGAACCGATGATCAAGAACAACAACGGCGAATTGACCCCTTGCTCTTGGGAGGAGGCCATCGTGACCGTGGCCAAGGTTTTGGACTCCACGGCCGGCGATAAGATGGCCGCCGTTGCGGGTGGCCAGGTCGATGCTGAG GCCCTGATTGCCTTGAAAGACATGTTCAACCGTCTTGGATGCGAAACTCTGGCCACCGAAGAGATATTTCCCATGGATGGCACGGGTACCGATTTTCGATCCAATTACTTGCTAAACACTGGTATTGCTGGTGTGGAAGACGCGGATTTGGTCTTGTTAATTGGAACCAATCCTAGATACGAGGCTCCCCTGTTTAACGCTCGTTTAAGGAAATGCTGGATCCACAATGAATTGGACGTGGCCATGGTTGGTCCAAAAGTAGACCTCACTTACGATTACGAA CATTTGGGGGATTCGTCCAATGCCATTGAGGAGCTGTCCAATGGATCGCATCCCttcttcaagaagttggccgcGGCCAAAAATCCCATTGTGATTGTGGGATCTGAGTGCTTGCAACGCGAAGATGGAGGCGCCGTGTATACTCACGTTCAGAAGTTGGCCGAAGCCATTAAGGCTCAAAGTGGATGTCCAGATGAGTGGAAGGTCCTCAATGTTCTCCACAGAGTCGCTAGCCAG GTGGCTGCTTTAGATATCGGATATCAAGCTGGTGTCTCTGCCGTTCGCGAGGCCAAACCCGATGTTCTCTTCCTTTTGGGTGCCGATGCTGGTGCAATCACCCGAGCCGATTTGCCCAAAGATTGCTTTGTTATCTATCAG GGTCACCATGGCGATGCTGGGGCTGAATTAGCAGATTGTGTCTTGCCTGGTGCTGCATATACGGAGAAACAAGGGACTTATGTCAATATGGAGGGTCGAGCTCAACAAACCATCCCCGCTCTGACTCCACCTGGTCAGGGTAGGGATGATTGGAAAATCATCAGAGCTTTGTCTGAG GTCGTGGGTGAAACCCTTCCGTACGACACCCTTCCCGAGATCCGAGCCCGTTTGAACGAGGTGGCCCCCAATTTGACGAGGTATGGATTGCTGGAAgaggccaatttcttcaaagagAGCGCCAAATACGCGGccgagaagaacaagaactcCATCTCGAACCAATCGATCGACGTGAAGATCAAGGTCCTCGAGGACTTCTACATGACGGACCCCATTAGCAAGGCCTCGCCCACTATGGCCAAGTGTGTGGCAGCAGTGAAGCAGCAAAAGCAGGCACAATATGTCAAATCATAA